The following are from one region of the Euzebya sp. genome:
- a CDS encoding glycosyltransferase: MTRSLPTVTVVIINYNGGDFLLPCLQSVLDQDYPADRVEVLLIDNHSTDGSLEKARAQFPTIRIVENERNGGFAPVVNQGARLGRGEYVALLNTDAVADPTWLRELILPLVGDPRIKVTGGLLLDDTGTRVDFAGGVLAFYGQGFIPHRGEAPPADLRRRPSIFVCGASMAMPRKWFLEVGGFDEDFFAFVEDVDFGWRTWVLGGEVWFIPESVARHRHHGTIERFGHPREQYLIERNALASVFKNFDDDNLARTLPSSLMLSLLRGFHDERSELGDYRISEESAGTPPPEPVVSSLTGAHMAAIRDFGLMLEKLRHKRAFIQDNRQRPDADVFRLFDNPVAANVVDPVFTSVFHQVIDAFDMSWPGRSRQRVLILTADPLGAKMAGPAIRVWEMARALSAEHDVLVASTHEPQTSAAERAASAGRSGPAGGQAGPAEGRSGLGGFRLGHIDDSNARRLADWADVIVTQGFMLHFFPQLARSEAAIVVDIYDPFHIEALVMRKDLPPEERWNTMNSDADVVNAQLERGDLLLCASESQRDFWLGQLASLKRINPATYDEDPDLRRLLTVVPFGLPAEPPVQTRRAIRDTTDGIGDDDIVLLWGGGIYNWFDPATLIRGLHTAIQSEPRLKLYFLGTAHPNPAVPEMARLSEAHRVAEELDLLGTHVFFNSGWVDYDDRANYLLDADIGVSTHFLHLETKLSFRTRILDYLWAGLPILTTGGDLLSGLVTTHGLGEVVEAEDPDAIAGALLRLADPSTREGVRANVTAFAPTMTWDRALEPLVEFCRFPRRAPDLRSDEPRYLVRRDRNRLTRRSPRDLVRKFQDFAAEQGVRGAVAEGVNSLRVRLAARRARAQAEA, encoded by the coding sequence GTGACTCGATCCCTCCCCACGGTCACCGTCGTCATCATCAACTACAACGGCGGCGACTTCCTGCTGCCGTGCCTGCAGTCGGTGCTGGACCAGGACTACCCCGCCGACCGCGTCGAGGTCCTGCTGATCGACAACCACTCGACCGACGGGTCCCTCGAGAAGGCCCGGGCGCAGTTCCCCACCATCCGCATCGTCGAGAACGAGCGCAACGGCGGGTTCGCGCCGGTCGTCAACCAGGGCGCCCGCCTGGGGAGGGGTGAGTACGTCGCGCTGCTCAACACCGACGCCGTCGCCGACCCCACCTGGCTGCGCGAGCTGATCCTCCCCCTCGTCGGGGACCCCCGCATCAAGGTGACCGGCGGGCTGCTGCTCGACGACACCGGCACCCGGGTCGACTTCGCCGGCGGGGTCCTCGCGTTCTACGGGCAGGGCTTCATCCCCCACCGCGGGGAGGCACCGCCGGCGGACCTGCGCCGCCGCCCCTCGATCTTCGTGTGCGGCGCCTCGATGGCGATGCCGCGCAAGTGGTTCCTCGAGGTCGGCGGGTTCGACGAGGACTTCTTCGCGTTCGTCGAGGACGTCGACTTCGGCTGGCGGACCTGGGTGCTCGGCGGGGAGGTCTGGTTCATCCCCGAGTCCGTCGCGCGCCACCGCCACCACGGCACGATCGAGCGCTTCGGCCACCCGCGGGAGCAGTACCTCATCGAGCGCAACGCGCTGGCCAGCGTGTTCAAGAACTTCGACGACGACAACCTCGCCCGCACGCTGCCGTCGTCGCTGATGCTGTCGCTGCTCCGCGGGTTCCACGACGAGCGGTCCGAGCTGGGCGACTACCGGATCTCCGAGGAGTCCGCCGGCACCCCGCCGCCCGAGCCGGTCGTGTCGTCCCTGACCGGGGCGCACATGGCGGCGATCCGCGACTTCGGGCTGATGCTCGAGAAGCTGCGCCACAAGCGTGCGTTCATCCAGGACAACCGGCAGCGGCCGGACGCCGACGTCTTCCGGTTGTTCGACAACCCCGTGGCGGCGAACGTGGTCGACCCGGTCTTCACCTCGGTGTTCCACCAGGTGATCGACGCCTTCGACATGTCCTGGCCGGGACGCTCCCGCCAGCGCGTCCTGATCCTGACCGCCGACCCGCTCGGCGCGAAGATGGCCGGTCCGGCGATCCGCGTGTGGGAGATGGCCCGCGCGCTGTCGGCCGAGCACGACGTGCTGGTCGCCTCCACCCACGAGCCCCAGACGTCGGCCGCCGAGCGCGCCGCGTCAGCGGGGCGCTCGGGACCGGCCGGGGGGCAAGCCGGTCCGGCCGAAGGTCGAAGCGGCTTGGGCGGGTTCCGGCTCGGCCACATCGACGACTCGAACGCCCGGCGGCTCGCCGACTGGGCCGACGTGATCGTCACCCAGGGGTTCATGCTGCACTTCTTCCCGCAGCTCGCCCGGTCCGAGGCGGCGATCGTCGTCGACATCTACGACCCGTTCCACATCGAGGCGCTGGTCATGCGGAAGGACCTGCCGCCGGAGGAGCGCTGGAACACGATGAACTCCGACGCCGACGTCGTGAACGCCCAGCTGGAGCGCGGGGACCTGCTGCTGTGCGCGTCGGAGTCCCAGCGCGACTTCTGGCTCGGCCAGCTCGCGTCGCTCAAGCGGATCAACCCCGCGACGTACGACGAGGACCCCGACCTGCGGCGGCTCCTGACCGTCGTGCCCTTCGGCCTGCCGGCCGAGCCGCCGGTCCAGACGCGCCGGGCGATCCGCGACACGACCGACGGGATCGGCGACGACGACATCGTCCTGCTGTGGGGCGGTGGCATCTACAACTGGTTCGACCCGGCCACGCTGATCCGCGGGTTGCACACCGCCATCCAGTCCGAGCCGCGGCTCAAGCTCTACTTCCTGGGCACCGCCCACCCCAACCCGGCGGTCCCCGAGATGGCGCGGCTGTCCGAGGCGCACCGCGTCGCCGAGGAGCTCGACCTGCTCGGCACCCACGTGTTCTTCAACTCCGGCTGGGTCGACTACGACGACCGCGCGAACTACCTGCTCGACGCCGACATCGGGGTCTCGACGCACTTCCTGCACCTCGAGACCAAGCTCAGCTTCCGGACCCGGATCCTCGACTACCTGTGGGCCGGCCTGCCGATCCTCACCACCGGCGGGGACCTCCTCAGCGGCCTGGTCACCACCCACGGGCTGGGTGAGGTCGTCGAGGCGGAGGACCCCGACGCGATCGCCGGCGCCCTGCTGCGGCTGGCCGATCCCTCCACCCGTGAGGGGGTCCGCGCCAACGTGACGGCGTTCGCGCCGACGATGACCTGGGACCGCGCGCTGGAGCCGCTGGTCGAGTTCTGCCGGTTCCCACGTCGCGCCCCGGATCTCCGCAGCGACGAGCCCCGGTACCTGGTCCGGCGCGATCGCAACCGGCTGACCCGGCGGAGCCCGCGCGATCTCGTGCGCAAGTTCCAGGACTTCGCGGCCGAGCAGGGTGTGCGCGGCGCGGTGGCCGAGGGCGTCAACTCCCTCCGGGTCCGCCTCGCCGCACGTCGCGCGCGGGCGCAGGCCGAGGCCTGA
- a CDS encoding DUF2142 domain-containing protein, with the protein MRRRPRRTTLGRYDDGEVMLDSARTATDADRRARRAAAVAVLGCALLASAWALTSPLMTSPDEAAHAIRAVSLAHGDLLGRPFAFANEATGEEAVLFEVAVPAGYRGIETLGGCVADGAPAACMPTLGPADGTILQATAAGAYPPLWYALVGAPSRVLDPTPALYAGRLAQALAGSLVVGAAVWLAARLGSRLAVAATLLGLTPTAVFLLGTLNPNGMEIAASAALWLGVIALVRTPDDRRVAGIAALAAVGTAWSRPLSPLIAVGIVVTALVVSLDADRWAALRASRTARIAAAVAAIGIAGAGVWVAWSGALETFVGRPNPALTTEGAIAQSLAMSEGRLAQLVGVFGTLDLPLPSPMLWLWAAATGAALLAAALVGTWRQRAVLAALVVGTAALPVVAEGLTAPEMGFTWQGRYTIPVAFGIAAVTALTVAHRGHRLPTRLPGLLIAVVAGTVAVVHVAAHLQAASRYGTGRGSALLDHLTDPAWGPPGPDLVVLLAAVAGAVALALTPLVAGPAVRPRPAPARDVRRGGPGGS; encoded by the coding sequence GTGCGACGTCGTCCACGGCGCACCACGCTGGGCCGGTACGACGACGGGGAGGTCATGCTCGACAGCGCACGCACCGCGACCGACGCCGATCGCCGCGCCCGCCGCGCGGCGGCGGTGGCGGTGCTCGGCTGCGCCCTCCTCGCCTCGGCCTGGGCCCTGACCAGCCCGCTGATGACCTCCCCCGACGAGGCGGCGCACGCGATCCGGGCGGTGTCGCTGGCCCACGGCGACCTGCTCGGACGGCCCTTCGCGTTCGCCAACGAGGCCACCGGCGAGGAGGCCGTCCTGTTCGAGGTCGCGGTGCCCGCCGGCTACCGCGGCATCGAGACCCTCGGCGGCTGCGTGGCCGACGGCGCGCCCGCGGCGTGCATGCCGACCCTCGGCCCGGCCGACGGGACGATCCTGCAGGCCACCGCAGCCGGGGCGTACCCGCCGCTGTGGTACGCCCTGGTCGGCGCCCCCAGCCGGGTGCTCGACCCCACCCCGGCGCTGTACGCCGGCCGGCTCGCCCAGGCGCTGGCCGGCTCACTGGTGGTCGGCGCCGCGGTGTGGCTGGCCGCCCGCCTCGGCAGCCGGCTGGCGGTGGCCGCGACCCTGCTGGGGCTGACCCCGACGGCGGTGTTCCTGCTCGGGACGCTGAACCCGAACGGGATGGAGATCGCCGCCTCTGCGGCGCTGTGGCTGGGCGTCATCGCGCTGGTCCGGACCCCCGACGACCGCCGGGTCGCCGGCATCGCCGCCCTGGCCGCGGTCGGGACGGCGTGGAGCCGCCCGCTGTCCCCGCTGATCGCCGTCGGGATCGTCGTCACCGCGCTGGTCGTGTCGCTCGACGCCGACCGCTGGGCCGCCCTCCGCGCCAGCCGCACGGCGCGGATCGCCGCCGCGGTCGCCGCGATCGGCATCGCCGGCGCCGGGGTCTGGGTCGCCTGGTCCGGTGCCCTGGAGACCTTCGTGGGCCGCCCGAACCCGGCGCTCACGACCGAGGGGGCGATCGCCCAGTCGCTCGCGATGTCCGAGGGGCGCCTCGCACAGCTCGTCGGCGTGTTCGGCACGCTCGACCTGCCCCTCCCCTCCCCCATGCTGTGGCTGTGGGCGGCCGCGACCGGTGCGGCACTCCTCGCCGCCGCGCTGGTCGGCACCTGGCGCCAGCGCGCCGTCCTGGCCGCGCTCGTCGTCGGCACCGCGGCGCTCCCCGTCGTCGCGGAGGGCCTGACGGCCCCCGAGATGGGCTTCACCTGGCAGGGCCGCTACACGATCCCGGTGGCCTTCGGCATCGCCGCGGTGACCGCCCTCACCGTCGCCCACCGCGGCCACCGGCTGCCGACCCGGCTGCCCGGTCTGCTGATCGCGGTGGTGGCGGGGACGGTCGCCGTCGTGCACGTCGCGGCGCACCTCCAGGCGGCGTCCCGCTACGGGACGGGGCGCGGCAGCGCGCTGCTCGACCACCTGACCGACCCCGCCTGGGGGCCGCCGGGACCAGATCTGGTGGTCCTCCTCGCCGCTGTGGCCGGCGCGGTGGCGCTGGCGCTCACCCCGCTGGTCGCGGGACCCGCGGTCAGGCCTCGGCCTGCGCCCGCGCGCGACGTGCGGCGAGGCGGACCCGGAGGGAGTTGA
- a CDS encoding cell wall-binding repeat-containing protein yields the protein MQRPAPTAPTLSRRTALTGLLAGGLALALPGRRAAAAADGVAAVLLSRIDDERRRHGLPPLPEDPQLSAVAHAWSGRMAGGVGLRHNPDAEAQYGWPVDRAGEVVAYAANPVRSAEELAAEIVGSWMASSGHRAIILGSGWTDIGVGWGLGAGGRLYATANVITAPLPAAAREAVTVSQELIGAGSAPRVVITRGDDPVDALAGSALAGADCPILFTRAGRPLGDLVLGEVARAAAPGGQVHLLGGALPGEVADQVRGLGLTAVPVAGGSRYATAAAVAREVVRSRQRPGRAYLVRADAWADAVSIAGPAALAGAPVLLVDRDHVPHETAAALADLGDVERIVVGGAGAIAESVVSALRAYRVAGPDRASTGAVVMREVWSRHRAAVGDHLVVTPGWAGDGWVTALAHATYGARHGAPLLFSSGAVPPPVRDALVQTGYSAATAATVRFSRGVPQAARQEYLALTGH from the coding sequence ATGCAGCGACCCGCTCCCACCGCCCCCACCCTCAGCCGCCGGACGGCGCTGACCGGTCTGCTCGCAGGCGGGCTCGCGCTGGCCCTGCCGGGTCGGCGTGCCGCTGCCGCCGCCGACGGCGTCGCCGCCGTGCTGCTCAGCCGGATCGACGACGAGCGCCGCCGCCACGGGCTTCCCCCGCTGCCCGAGGACCCCCAGCTGTCTGCGGTGGCCCACGCGTGGAGCGGCCGGATGGCCGGCGGCGTCGGCCTGCGCCACAACCCCGACGCGGAAGCCCAGTACGGGTGGCCGGTCGACCGCGCCGGCGAGGTCGTCGCCTACGCGGCGAACCCGGTGCGCTCCGCCGAGGAGCTCGCCGCGGAGATCGTCGGCAGCTGGATGGCCTCATCAGGGCACCGGGCGATCATCCTCGGCTCGGGCTGGACCGACATCGGGGTCGGCTGGGGGCTCGGGGCCGGCGGACGGCTGTACGCCACCGCGAACGTCATCACCGCGCCCCTGCCCGCCGCCGCCCGCGAGGCCGTCACGGTGTCCCAGGAGCTCATCGGCGCCGGGTCGGCTCCCCGGGTCGTCATCACCCGCGGCGACGACCCCGTCGACGCGCTCGCCGGGTCGGCGCTGGCCGGCGCGGACTGCCCCATCCTGTTCACACGTGCCGGACGACCCCTCGGCGACCTGGTGCTGGGGGAGGTGGCCCGCGCGGCGGCACCCGGCGGCCAGGTGCACCTGCTCGGCGGCGCCCTGCCGGGTGAGGTGGCGGACCAGGTGCGCGGGCTCGGCCTGACGGCGGTCCCGGTGGCCGGCGGGTCGCGGTACGCCACCGCGGCGGCGGTCGCGCGAGAGGTCGTGCGGTCGCGCCAGCGCCCCGGCCGCGCCTACCTCGTGCGAGCGGACGCGTGGGCCGACGCGGTCAGCATCGCCGGTCCCGCGGCGCTGGCCGGAGCCCCGGTCCTGCTGGTCGACCGCGACCACGTGCCCCACGAGACCGCCGCCGCGCTCGCCGACCTGGGCGACGTCGAGCGGATCGTCGTCGGCGGCGCCGGCGCGATCGCCGAGTCGGTCGTGTCCGCCCTGCGCGCCTACCGGGTGGCCGGCCCCGACCGGGCGAGCACCGGGGCGGTGGTGATGCGCGAGGTGTGGAGCCGCCACCGGGCCGCGGTCGGCGACCACCTGGTGGTGACCCCCGGCTGGGCGGGCGACGGCTGGGTGACCGCGCTGGCCCACGCGACCTACGGCGCTCGCCACGGCGCACCGCTGCTGTTCTCCTCCGGTGCCGTCCCGCCGCCGGTCCGCGACGCCCTGGTCCAGACCGGCTACTCCGCGGCCACGGCAGCGACCGTCCGCTTCTCGCGCGGGGTCCCGCAGGCGGCCCGACAGGAGTACCTCGCGCTGACGGGTCACTAG
- a CDS encoding cell wall-binding repeat-containing protein, whose protein sequence is MTWSRTRALTAVVALVALVAALPASAQPSDTISIVKEGEEGLSNAEIAARLSESTFQSADRVVIGRDDEFADAMTSGLLQADSPLLLVPRGGPVPQRVLDQLQLLDPAEVLLLGGVDAIAETVAEELDQAGYAVERAFGASRFETATEIADLAAADADTVLIARAFADPGAADPTQAFADALAAGGWAAENRWPILLTQTDVLTGTTRDWLADHDVEQAFILGGTAAVSDAVATELASLVGDVERVAGADRFETAIEVAAKRGADSAADAARVTLVEAQDADAWAGGFASAAHSAAFDAPVVLANGSGLPDATEDWLGGGSAFAQTTVDPGDVVLTCVSLPEACDEARAALDLPPAVTISFDPPGGSVEQGTVVTVTVDGELEQLTVDGTCLASPATTTAASQAVTLTEPGACELVATATLAGGATQSATAGYDVGEAPVRQIVYLTSDLATDGTTGDIRLVGIDGSAPQIAAPCDQCRDLRLSPAATRSVTVEPAGLVLRSAPGFDDPVLLAAADSVTSFAYPQFTPTGDAVVVTRYLQGVPSVVHIDLSGTVTGVAEGATLAGFDAVGATAAVSGGVGALVLRTSSSPDGTVTSLLLVDVLGADEDQPLFSTSLLVASASINPGGTAFAASLPGAGRVVVGTLPGSRTTLSTPETEQVVVYDPVWRNASTLVGVDGGQLGPRPVAISIGSGQLDVTAGPVVEGLQAPGRVGQLPDGRLLVDLTGHLATAAGDVLAAHGDVITRNPQLLAPPS, encoded by the coding sequence ATGACCTGGTCCCGCACGCGTGCCCTCACGGCGGTCGTCGCGCTCGTCGCGCTGGTGGCGGCCCTGCCGGCATCCGCCCAGCCCTCCGACACGATCTCGATCGTGAAGGAGGGGGAGGAGGGGCTGAGCAACGCCGAGATCGCCGCCCGGCTGTCGGAGTCGACGTTCCAGTCCGCCGACCGCGTGGTGATCGGGCGGGACGACGAGTTCGCCGACGCGATGACGTCCGGGCTGCTGCAGGCCGACAGCCCGCTGCTGCTGGTCCCGCGCGGCGGACCGGTGCCACAACGGGTCCTCGACCAGCTGCAGCTGCTCGATCCCGCGGAGGTGCTGCTCCTGGGCGGGGTGGACGCGATCGCGGAGACGGTCGCCGAGGAGCTGGACCAGGCCGGCTACGCCGTCGAGCGGGCCTTCGGGGCGTCCCGGTTCGAGACCGCCACCGAGATCGCGGACCTCGCCGCCGCCGACGCCGACACGGTCCTCATCGCCCGCGCGTTCGCCGACCCGGGGGCCGCCGACCCGACCCAGGCGTTCGCCGATGCGCTCGCCGCCGGCGGGTGGGCCGCCGAGAACCGCTGGCCGATCCTCCTGACCCAGACCGACGTGCTGACCGGCACCACCCGGGACTGGCTGGCCGACCACGACGTCGAGCAGGCGTTCATCCTCGGCGGGACCGCCGCGGTCAGCGACGCGGTCGCCACCGAGCTGGCGTCCCTCGTCGGCGACGTCGAGCGCGTCGCCGGTGCCGACCGGTTCGAGACCGCGATCGAGGTCGCCGCGAAGCGGGGCGCGGACAGCGCCGCGGACGCCGCGCGGGTCACCCTCGTCGAGGCGCAGGACGCCGATGCGTGGGCAGGCGGGTTCGCCTCCGCCGCCCACTCCGCCGCGTTCGATGCCCCGGTCGTGCTGGCGAACGGCAGCGGCCTGCCCGACGCGACCGAGGACTGGCTCGGCGGCGGCAGCGCGTTCGCCCAGACGACCGTCGACCCAGGCGACGTGGTGCTGACCTGCGTCAGCCTGCCCGAGGCCTGCGACGAGGCACGCGCGGCCCTCGACCTGCCCCCAGCCGTCACGATCAGCTTCGACCCGCCCGGCGGATCGGTCGAGCAGGGGACGGTCGTGACCGTCACCGTCGACGGCGAGCTGGAGCAGCTGACCGTCGACGGCACCTGCCTGGCCTCCCCCGCCACCACGACGGCCGCGAGCCAGGCGGTCACCCTGACCGAGCCGGGCGCGTGCGAGCTGGTCGCCACCGCCACGCTCGCCGGCGGCGCCACGCAGTCCGCGACGGCCGGCTACGACGTCGGCGAGGCGCCGGTCCGCCAGATCGTCTACCTCACGAGCGACCTCGCGACCGACGGGACGACGGGCGACATCCGGCTGGTCGGCATCGACGGCTCCGCCCCGCAGATCGCTGCGCCGTGCGACCAGTGCCGCGACCTGCGGCTGTCGCCGGCCGCGACCCGGTCGGTCACGGTCGAGCCCGCCGGCCTGGTCCTGCGGAGCGCGCCCGGCTTCGACGACCCGGTGCTGCTCGCCGCCGCCGACTCCGTCACCTCCTTCGCGTACCCGCAGTTCACCCCCACCGGGGACGCGGTCGTGGTGACCCGGTACCTCCAGGGCGTCCCGTCGGTGGTGCACATCGACCTGTCCGGCACCGTCACCGGGGTCGCCGAGGGCGCCACCCTGGCCGGCTTCGACGCGGTCGGCGCGACCGCCGCGGTGTCCGGCGGGGTCGGGGCGCTGGTGCTGCGCACCTCGTCGTCGCCGGACGGGACCGTCACGTCCCTGCTCCTCGTCGACGTGCTGGGGGCGGACGAGGACCAGCCCCTCTTCTCGACCTCCCTGCTGGTCGCCTCGGCGTCGATCAACCCCGGCGGGACGGCGTTCGCCGCATCCCTCCCCGGTGCGGGCCGGGTCGTCGTCGGGACGCTCCCCGGCAGCCGGACGACGCTCTCGACGCCGGAGACCGAGCAGGTGGTCGTCTACGACCCGGTCTGGCGGAACGCCTCCACCCTGGTCGGCGTGGACGGGGGTCAGCTCGGCCCGCGTCCGGTCGCGATCTCGATCGGGTCCGGACAGCTCGACGTGACGGCGGGGCCCGTCGTCGAGGGCCTGCAGGCCCCCGGACGCGTCGGCCAGCTGCCCGACGGCCGGCTGCTCGTCGACCTGACCGGGCACCTGGCGACCGCGGCCGGGGACGTCCTGGCGGCGCACGGCGACGTGATCACGAGGAACCCCCAGCTGCTGGCCCCCCCGAGCTGA
- a CDS encoding ABC transporter permease, whose protein sequence is MSSPTAVAAEVWNARELLRNLVSKELKVRYKGSVLGFAWSLVTPLLMAAVFTVVFATFLRIPFGNGNFTVFFLAGYLMWQFFQNSVMSSAGSIIANGQLISKVYFPRELIPFSLVLSQGVHLFLALVATTPLFLYYRGFHPEVVPLLLVAILLLTIFTTGVSMLFGALTVKFRDLTELLQVIMQTWFYLTPVIYSIETIRGATANGDQLVRLIRLNPMTWFAELFHTLMYGIALPLTPGDPTGGPPHPPPGNADDVTWLVCTACALVAFAVGYVVFRHQAATFAKEV, encoded by the coding sequence ATGTCCTCCCCCACCGCTGTGGCGGCGGAGGTCTGGAACGCCCGCGAGCTGCTGCGGAACCTCGTCTCGAAGGAGCTGAAGGTCCGCTACAAGGGCTCGGTCCTGGGCTTCGCCTGGTCCCTCGTCACGCCCCTCCTCATGGCCGCCGTGTTCACGGTGGTCTTCGCCACCTTCCTGCGGATCCCGTTCGGCAACGGCAACTTCACGGTCTTCTTCCTCGCCGGCTACCTGATGTGGCAGTTCTTCCAGAACTCCGTCATGAGCTCCGCCGGGTCGATCATCGCGAACGGCCAGCTGATATCGAAGGTGTACTTCCCCCGCGAGCTGATCCCCTTCAGCCTGGTGCTCAGCCAGGGGGTGCACCTGTTCCTCGCCCTGGTGGCGACCACCCCGCTGTTCCTGTACTACCGCGGTTTCCACCCCGAGGTCGTGCCGCTCCTCCTCGTCGCGATCCTGCTGCTGACCATCTTCACGACCGGCGTGTCGATGCTGTTCGGCGCGCTGACGGTCAAGTTCAGGGACCTGACCGAGCTCCTCCAGGTCATCATGCAGACCTGGTTCTACCTGACCCCCGTCATCTACTCGATCGAGACGATCCGCGGCGCCACCGCCAACGGCGACCAGCTCGTGCGGCTCATCCGGCTGAACCCCATGACCTGGTTCGCCGAGCTGTTCCACACGCTGATGTACGGCATCGCGCTGCCCCTCACCCCGGGCGACCCGACGGGCGGCCCGCCCCACCCGCCGCCGGGCAACGCCGACGACGTGACCTGGCTGGTGTGCACGGCCTGCGCCCTCGTCGCCTTCGCCGTCGGCTACGTCGTGTTCCGCCACCAGGCCGCGACCTTCGCGAAGGAGGTCTAG
- a CDS encoding polysaccharide ABC transporter ATP-binding protein, which produces MDDTPAIRIRGLHEIFRIYDEVPPGIKERLTSFRRAHYREFHALDGIDLDIMPGERVGLVGHNGSGKSTLLKCMAKILPADRGTVEVNGRVATLLELGAGFSPELTGRENMYLNGSILGLTRAEVDASFDRIVDFAGVRDFIDNPVKNYSSGMYVRLGFAIAVNVDPDILLVDEVLAVGDQTFQERSLSRMQAFAEAGKTVVLVSHDLGSVEKLCDRIVVLEGGHIVFDGPSAQALEEYQRRLATGHGTDLHVPDMPELSGHRTDEDDEDPVTHAVRIDEVTLDLPDAEDDVQARAPRVDTGSPATLRITATPTAQLVGDGGLYVRVVVRRPDLGVPLYDSRTSYRVQYVAPPPPDEPFTTTVDLRLNVLSGTYLFDVEIGNAETDAVHAVEEAAARVVVRGQPWDVGIVPLDLSFGLSNPRGVWPPESEPPGVDEGGPERHPDPLWPAGGTAPTQVSTDARNS; this is translated from the coding sequence GTGGATGACACCCCGGCCATCCGGATCCGCGGTCTGCACGAGATCTTCCGGATCTACGACGAGGTGCCGCCCGGCATCAAGGAGCGGCTCACGAGCTTCCGCCGCGCGCACTACCGCGAGTTCCACGCCCTCGACGGCATCGACCTCGACATCATGCCGGGCGAGCGGGTCGGCCTGGTCGGCCACAACGGGTCGGGCAAGTCGACGCTGCTCAAGTGCATGGCGAAGATCCTCCCGGCCGACCGGGGGACGGTCGAGGTCAACGGGCGGGTCGCCACCCTCCTCGAGCTGGGCGCCGGCTTCAGCCCCGAGCTGACCGGGCGCGAGAACATGTACCTGAACGGCTCGATCCTCGGCCTGACCCGTGCAGAGGTCGACGCGAGCTTCGACCGGATCGTCGACTTCGCCGGCGTCCGCGACTTCATCGACAACCCGGTGAAGAACTACTCGAGCGGCATGTACGTCCGCCTCGGGTTCGCGATCGCCGTCAACGTCGACCCCGACATCCTCCTGGTCGACGAGGTCCTGGCCGTCGGCGACCAGACCTTCCAGGAGCGCTCGCTGTCGCGCATGCAGGCCTTCGCCGAGGCGGGCAAGACCGTCGTGCTGGTCAGCCACGACCTCGGCAGCGTCGAGAAGCTGTGCGACCGGATCGTGGTCCTCGAGGGCGGGCACATCGTCTTCGACGGGCCGTCGGCCCAGGCGCTGGAGGAGTACCAGCGACGCCTCGCCACCGGCCACGGCACCGACCTGCACGTCCCCGACATGCCCGAGCTGTCCGGCCACCGCACCGACGAGGACGACGAGGATCCGGTCACCCACGCGGTGCGCATCGACGAGGTGACCCTCGACCTGCCGGACGCCGAGGACGACGTGCAGGCCCGGGCGCCGCGCGTCGACACCGGATCCCCCGCGACGCTCCGGATCACCGCCACGCCGACCGCGCAGCTCGTCGGCGACGGCGGCCTGTACGTCCGCGTCGTCGTGCGCCGCCCCGACCTGGGAGTGCCGCTGTACGACTCCCGCACCTCCTACCGGGTCCAGTACGTGGCTCCGCCGCCACCGGACGAGCCGTTCACCACGACCGTGGACCTGCGCCTCAACGTCCTCAGCGGCACGTACCTCTTCGACGTCGAGATCGGCAACGCCGAGACCGACGCGGTCCACGCGGTCGAAGAGGCCGCCGCCCGCGTCGTCGTGCGCGGCCAGCCGTGGGACGTCGGCATCGTCCCGCTCGACCTCTCCTTCGGCCTGTCGAACCCCCGCGGCGTGTGGCCGCCCGAGTCCGAGCCGCCGGGCGTCGACGAGGGCGGCCCCGAACGCCACCCCGACCCGTTGTGGCCTGCGGGCGGCACCGCGCCGACGCAGGTGTCCACCGACGCGAGGAACTCGTGA